From Salvia splendens isolate huo1 chromosome 3, SspV2, whole genome shotgun sequence, a single genomic window includes:
- the LOC121793624 gene encoding uncharacterized protein LOC121793624, translating to MSTSVFNDSMVLGSGPEGPANAISGQNEVDFAKCDCCGLTEECTLSYIETIRERYGGKWICGLCAEAVKDEIVRCQKLISPDEAVARHISFCSKFRAAGPPEDPTVHLIRAMRRVMMRGLESPKALRSMPCSPTNKSRGLDLEGVGGVFTRSESCMLSLTLVDAPVYCGLDEGCE from the exons ATGTCTACGAGTGTATTTAATGATTCGATGGTGTTGGGTTCCGGGCCGGAAGGGCCCGCAAACGCGATTTCGGGCCAAAACGAGGTTGATTTCGCGAAATGCGATTGCTGCGGGCTTACTGAGGAATGCACCCTTTCATACATCGAGACAATTCGCGAAAg GTATGGCGGGAAATGGATATGCGGGCTTTGTGCGGAGGCGGTGAAGGACGAAATCGTGAGGTGTCAGAAGCTGATAAGCCCGGACGAGGCGGTGGCCCGGCATATCAGCTTCTGCAGCAAGTTTCGGGCTGCCGGGCCCCCGGAGGACCCGACCGTGCACTTGATCCGGGCGATGAGGCGGGTCATGATGAGGGGCCTCGAGAGCCCGAAGGCACTGAGGTCAATGCCGTGTAGCCCGACTAATAAGAGTCGGGGGCTCGACTTAGAAGGCGTTGGTGGTGTGTTTACGCGGTCGGAGAGTTGTATGCTGAGTTTGACCCTAGTGGATGCCCCGGTGTATTGCGGGTTGGATGAGGGTTGCGAATGA